The following proteins are encoded in a genomic region of Arcobacter suis CECT 7833:
- the guaA gene encoding glutamine-hydrolyzing GMP synthase, protein MKHVPIVVLDFGSQYTQIIARKLRESGVYSEIVPYSESIEDIMARTPKGIILSGGPASVYAEDAYHPDTTIFELGLPILGICYGMQLISQHFGGSVVPAHHHEYGKAKLKFEVENPIFKDTTDGQIVWMSHGDRVENIPSGFEKIATSENSPYAAIANTDRNIYAFQFHPEVYHSDEGSKLLKNFAKHICGCESTWNMGSFAKEQIKRIQDQVGNKKVLCGVSGGVDSSVVATLLAEAIGDRVIPVFVDNGLLRANEREQVEAMFKSRGVKLITVDASEEFLTKLAGVSDPETKRKIIGATFIEVFDKEAKKHQGIEFLAQGTLYTDVIESVSVKGPSKTIKSHHNVGGLPDWMKFELVEPLREIFKDEVRALGLELGLPASMIGRHPFPGPGLAIRIMGDVNKPDLELLRKADTIMLDVLHATGYYDKTWQAFTVLLNVKSVGVMGDNRTYDNTVCVRIVEATDGMTATFAHIPHEILETISRRIINEVDGINRVVYDISSKPPATIEWE, encoded by the coding sequence ATGAAACATGTCCCAATAGTAGTATTAGATTTTGGTAGTCAATATACTCAAATTATTGCTAGAAAACTAAGAGAATCAGGTGTTTATTCTGAAATAGTGCCTTATAGTGAGAGCATTGAAGATATCATGGCTAGAACTCCAAAAGGAATTATTCTTTCTGGTGGTCCTGCTTCTGTTTATGCTGAAGATGCTTATCATCCTGATACTACAATTTTTGAATTAGGTCTTCCAATTTTAGGTATTTGTTATGGAATGCAATTAATTTCTCAACATTTTGGAGGAAGTGTAGTTCCTGCACACCACCATGAATATGGAAAAGCAAAATTAAAATTTGAAGTTGAAAATCCAATTTTTAAAGACACAACAGATGGTCAAATTGTGTGGATGTCACATGGTGATAGAGTAGAAAATATTCCATCAGGATTTGAAAAAATTGCAACAAGTGAAAATTCACCTTATGCAGCTATTGCAAACACAGATAGAAATATTTATGCATTCCAGTTTCACCCAGAAGTTTACCATTCAGATGAAGGTTCAAAACTACTTAAAAACTTTGCAAAACATATTTGTGGTTGTGAATCAACATGGAATATGGGTTCATTTGCAAAAGAGCAAATAAAAAGAATTCAAGATCAAGTTGGAAATAAAAAAGTTCTTTGTGGTGTTTCAGGTGGAGTTGATAGCTCAGTTGTAGCAACACTTTTAGCAGAAGCAATAGGTGATAGAGTTATTCCTGTTTTTGTTGATAATGGATTATTAAGAGCAAATGAAAGAGAACAAGTTGAAGCTATGTTCAAAAGTAGAGGTGTAAAACTAATCACTGTCGATGCTAGCGAAGAGTTCTTAACAAAACTTGCAGGTGTTAGTGACCCTGAAACAAAAAGAAAAATCATTGGTGCAACATTTATTGAAGTATTTGATAAAGAAGCTAAAAAACACCAAGGAATTGAGTTTTTAGCACAAGGTACACTTTATACAGATGTTATTGAATCAGTATCTGTAAAAGGTCCTTCAAAAACTATCAAATCTCACCATAATGTTGGTGGATTACCTGATTGGATGAAATTTGAATTAGTTGAACCTTTAAGAGAAATCTTTAAAGATGAGGTTAGAGCTTTAGGATTAGAGTTAGGACTTCCAGCATCTATGATTGGACGTCATCCATTCCCTGGACCTGGACTTGCTATTAGAATCATGGGAGATGTAAATAAACCTGATTTAGAGTTATTAAGAAAAGCTGATACTATCATGTTAGATGTATTACATGCAACTGGTTATTATGACAAAACATGGCAAGCATTTACAGTATTATTAAACGTAAAATCTGTTGGAGTTATGGGTGATAATAGAACTTATGACAACACAGTTTGTGTAAGAATAGTAGAAGCAACAGATGGAATGACAGCAACTTTTGCACATATTCCACATGAAATATTAGAAACAATCTCAAGAAGAATCATCAACGAAGTTGATGGAATCAACAGAGTAGTGTATGATATTTCATCAAAACCACCAGCAACTATCGAGTGGGAATAA